The window CGGGATGTGGGCCCGGTACCCCGGGGACTCACTGGCGAGCACCATCCCCGCCATCATCCTGATCATGGCCCTCCTCGCCTGCTCCTTCGCCTTCGGCCTGCTCCGCCGGTCCCGGCGCGCGATGCTCGTGGCCATGCGCGACCGCGCCGACCGGCTGGAGATCGAGCGCGACCAGCAGGCGCAGATCGCCACGGCCGCCGAGCGGGCCCGCATCGCCCGCGAGATGCACGACATCGTGGCCCACTCCCTGTCCGTGGTGATCGCGCAGGCCGACGGCGGGCGGTACGCCGCGGCCGCCGACCCGGCAGCCGCCGAGCGGTCCCTCAACACGATCGCCGAGACGGGCCGCGCGGCACTCGCCGACATGCGCCGCCTGCTCGGTGTGCTGCGGGAAGGGCCGGGCCGGGTGACCACGCCGCTGGGCCTGGTCGCGCCGGACGACACGCCCGCCCGACGCCGGACGCCGGCGGCCGGGCCGGTCACGAGGGCCGAGTCGAGGGCGAGCTCGGCGGCCCCAGGGAGCCCCCCGAGCGGCGGCGCCGGGCTCGGGGACGACCCGGTGGCGGCAGCGCCGTCGTCGGGCAGCGCCGCCCCCCTGCGACCCCAGCCCGATGCCACCGACATCGGCGACCTGGTCAGCCAGGCCCGCGACGACGGCCTCAAGGTCTCCTGGGCGCGGGTGGGTGTCGAGCGGCGGCTGCCGCCCGGCGTCGGGCTCACGCTGTTCCGGGTGTGCCAGGAGGCGCTCACCAACGTGCGCAAGCACGCCGGCCCCCGGCCCGCCGTCACCGTCCTGCTGCGCTGGGGCGAGGACCAGGTGGAGCTGCGCGTGGACGACGACGGCCGCGGCCTGGCGGCCGACGGCTCGCCGGATCCCGCGGAACCTTCGCCCTCGGCCGGATACGGTCTGCTCGGGATGCGCGAGCGCGCCGAGATGTTCGGCGGGACGCTCACCGCCGGGCCCCGCCGGGGCGGCGGCTACTCGGTCCGGTTCGTCGTGCCGATCCCGCGGTCGTCCGACGTCGTGCCCAGCCTGCCCCAGGACGAACCCGACGCCGGGCAGCCGGACGCTGCACCCGCTCCGCCCGAGGACCGAGCCTCCCGGGCCGCCCAGGCCCAGGCCGATCTGGACAACACCCAAGGAGCACGATGACCTACGCCCCTGACGCCTCCGCACCGGTGCGGGTAGCGCTCGTCGACGACCAGCCGCTGGTCCGCGCCGGCCTGCGCATGGTGATCGACTCGCAGCCCGACCTGCGGGTGGTCGTCGAGGCCGACGACGGCCGCGACGCGCTGCGCCTGCTGGCCACGACCGTCTCCGACGTCGTGCTGATGGACGTGCGTATGCCGGGGATGGACGGGCTGACCGCCACCCGGGCGCTCCTGGCCGACGGCGGCCGGGCCGCGGCGGGCGACCCGCGCGTCGTCGTGCTGACGACGTTCGACCTGGACGAGTACGTGCTCGACGCCATCCGGGCGGGAGCCAGCGGGTTCCTGCTCAAGGACGCCCAGCCGGAGGAGCTGCTCACCGCGATCCGCACGGTGCACCAGGGTGACGCGGTGATCGCGCCGTCGTCCACCCGACGGCTGATGGA is drawn from Promicromonospora sp. Populi and contains these coding sequences:
- a CDS encoding sensor histidine kinase, which produces MGWYERWAQWSERYRFVFDLVLTVVAWLFVMVLSASGSYGLSGTESALLAAAVLAPLPWCRTRPVASCVAMFVVCMLQVTALGLPVFLPADLAVLVSMYCVTVYGPRWAYLMACGMTMIGAVTVGVGMWARYPGDSLASTIPAIILIMALLACSFAFGLLRRSRRAMLVAMRDRADRLEIERDQQAQIATAAERARIAREMHDIVAHSLSVVIAQADGGRYAAAADPAAAERSLNTIAETGRAALADMRRLLGVLREGPGRVTTPLGLVAPDDTPARRRTPAAGPVTRAESRASSAAPGSPPSGGAGLGDDPVAAAPSSGSAAPLRPQPDATDIGDLVSQARDDGLKVSWARVGVERRLPPGVGLTLFRVCQEALTNVRKHAGPRPAVTVLLRWGEDQVELRVDDDGRGLAADGSPDPAEPSPSAGYGLLGMRERAEMFGGTLTAGPRRGGGYSVRFVVPIPRSSDVVPSLPQDEPDAGQPDAAPAPPEDRASRAAQAQADLDNTQGAR
- a CDS encoding response regulator, with product MTYAPDASAPVRVALVDDQPLVRAGLRMVIDSQPDLRVVVEADDGRDALRLLATTVSDVVLMDVRMPGMDGLTATRALLADGGRAAAGDPRVVVLTTFDLDEYVLDAIRAGASGFLLKDAQPEELLTAIRTVHQGDAVIAPSSTRRLMERLVTALPPEEAAGPQEALAALTGREREVLVLMARGRSNTEIGSDLFVAEATVKTHVGRILAKLNARDRVQAVVTAYETGLVRPGT